GATAACATTTGCTACCGGGAATATTCTAGAAGATGACAAAGTTCGAAGCCGCATAGGGAAAGAAAAATATGATTTAGTTGTAGCTAATATATTGGCCGATGTTATTATCCCCCTTTCCGATGTAATAGGAGAAAATATGAAAAAAGGAGCAATTTTTATTTGCTCAGGAATTATAGATACTAAAGAAGAAGAAGTTAAAGCTTCCTTAGAGAAGAACAATTTTACCATCTTAGAAGTTAATAGGATGGGAGATTGGGTATCCTTTATCAGTAAAAAATAAACCGGTTATTCTACCGGTTATTTTTTTGTGTACTAATTGAAACTTATATTTTTTAGAACAAGTGTTTGAATTAATTGCCATACAATGGTATACTATTAATAGTCCATATTTTATATTTTGGTTAATCAAAGGAGTAAGCTTATGCATCGTTTTTATGTTAATGAAAAGCAAATTCATGATAATCTTATTACCATAATTGGCTCAGATGTAAATCATATAAAAAATGTACTCCGCATGAGATGTGGGGATGAATTGGTAATTTGCAATGGACAAGGAAAAGATTATTATTGTATAATTAATAGGGTATCTGATGGGGAAATAGAAGCAAAGATAGATTTTGTTAAGGATACAGGAAGTGAACTTCAAACGAAAATAACTCTCTTTCAAGGTCTTCCTAAATCCGATAAGATGGAACTGATTATACAAAAGGCTGTTGAACTGGGTGTATATGAGGTGGTACCTGTTACCATGGCCAGATGTGTTGTTAAAAACACTGATAAAAAGAAGGAAGAAAAGAAATTACTGCGCTGGCAGGCTATTGCCGAAAGTGCAGCAAAGCAGTCCCATAGAGGGATTATACCAAAAGTTAGACCTATTATGTCATTTAAGGAAGCAATAAACTATGCATCAAAGATGGATTTATCACTTCTTCCTTATGAAAATGAAAAAGGGATGGAGGCCACAAGGGAGGCTATTTTTAAGTTGAAAGACTGCCAAAGTGCAGGAATAATAATTGGCCCTGAGGGAGGTTTTGAAGAGGCTGAAGTTAAACTGGCCAAGGACCATGGTATTATTCCTATTTCTTTGGGAAGAAGAATACTTAGAACCGAAACAGCGGCTTTGGCAACTTTATCCATGATGATTTTATATTTAGAAGACTAAATAAATTATATAAATTCTACTATTTCATATAAGTGAAGGTATTTGGGGAGGTTAAATTATGGAGATACAATTATGGAGAGAAATTCTTGATCCTTATTCTTTGGCTGTAAATGAATTGATTGTTAAATTTAATCATATAATT
This genomic interval from Herbinix luporum contains the following:
- a CDS encoding 16S rRNA (uracil(1498)-N(3))-methyltransferase, with the translated sequence MHRFYVNEKQIHDNLITIIGSDVNHIKNVLRMRCGDELVICNGQGKDYYCIINRVSDGEIEAKIDFVKDTGSELQTKITLFQGLPKSDKMELIIQKAVELGVYEVVPVTMARCVVKNTDKKKEEKKLLRWQAIAESAAKQSHRGIIPKVRPIMSFKEAINYASKMDLSLLPYENEKGMEATREAIFKLKDCQSAGIIIGPEGGFEEAEVKLAKDHGIIPISLGRRILRTETAALATLSMMILYLED